In Neovison vison isolate M4711 chromosome 11, ASM_NN_V1, whole genome shotgun sequence, one genomic interval encodes:
- the LOC122889798 gene encoding uncharacterized protein LOC122889798, translated as MGSDTQQEKSAGRPPWARAFRRKSETSRCWRCRSWQPRQDPPRPLQLQVLKSNVLICDPRSSRKAAPAYASAPRSSTRLDGENCQDGRKSTSYQKVSFAGLWSLLPPTRQSKTRNVNRASPVSGFLERSVFEKKEMRLFNVLFGLARSGTKSCCRALRATARFSVKDLRQPAPLPRPTPCNGPALPRRERPTRGVPRTRGRPSLGGRASAGRERPGRRAGRRALTQAQQQRGAAGGTGGAARLHPPSRGERRAASGAGARAAGPRRRERTAGAGPAGGGAAAGARRRAWTGHPTAAAPSRGAGTRRIGLLWGSPALDCAVLAALRDRPNLHGSAHRPALPSLRALRRALRVGALSRLKSVFPVYTSPPSRSASAGGRRLPLTLKV; from the exons ATGGGCAGCGATACGCAGCAAGAGAAAAGTGCGGGTCGGCCTCCCTGGGCGCGGGCTTTCCGGAGGAAATCAGAAACCTCCAGGTGCTGGCGGTGCAGGAGCTGGCAGCCCCGCCAGGACCCGCCCAGGCCCCTCCAGCTCCAGGTTCTCAAGAGCAACGTTTTAATCTGTGACCCCCGGAGCTCCCGCAAAGCTGCCCCCGCATACGCCAGCGCCCCCAGAAGCTCGACCAGACTTGATGGAGAAAACTGCCAAGACGGGAGGAAAAGCACTTCTTACCAAAAGGTCTCTTTTGCAGGGCTCTGGTCTCTACTCCCCCCAACGAGACAGAGCAAAACCCGGAATGTTAACCGGGCTTCCCCGGTCTCCGGATTTCTAGAACGGTCAGTTTtcgaaaagaaagaaatgaggcttTTCAACGTTTTATTCGGCCTGGCACGGAGCGGCACGAAGTCCTGCTGCCGAGCACTGAGGGCAACCGCACGCTTTTCAGTGAAAGACCTCCGGCAGCCCGCGCCCCTTCCCCGGCCCACCCCGTGCAACGGCCCTGCCCTCCCCCGGCGGGAGCGCCCCACCCGCGGCGTCCCGCGAACCCGAGGGCGCCCCAGCCTCGGGGGGCGAGCGAGCGCCGGGCGGGAGCGCCCAGGCCGGCGGGCGGGGCGCCGAGCTCTTACCCAGGCACAGCAGCAGCGCGGGGCCGCGGGGGGCACGGGGGGCGCGGCGCGGCTCCATCCTCCTTCCCGCGGCGAGCGGCGAGCGGCGAGCGGCGCAGGGGCACGGGCTGCGGGGCCGAGGCGGCGGGAGCGCACGGCGGGGGCGGGACCCgcgggcggcggcgcggcggcTGGAGCGCGGCGGAGAGCCTGGACGGGCCACCCGACGGCCGCGGCCCC GAGCCGGGGAGCGGGGACCCGACGGATCGGCCTGCTCTGGGGGTCCCCTGCCCTGGACTGCGCGGTTTTAGCTGCTCTGCGGGACAGGCCCAACTTGCATGGGTCCGCGCACCGGCCCGCGCTGCCCTCGCTGCGTGCGCTTCGGAGAGCCTTGCGCGTGGGGGCCTTGTCACGCCTCAAGTCGGTCTTTCCCGTCTATACCTCCCCTCCCAGCCGCTCTGCTTCAGCTGGGGGCAGGCGTCTACCTTTGACCCTCAAAGTCTAG